One genomic window of Candidatus Pseudobacter hemicellulosilyticus includes the following:
- the pnp gene encoding polyribonucleotide nucleotidyltransferase, with translation MLTQPISVTFDIGGGRMVTIETGKLARQAHGSVTVRQGNCIILATVVANKEPKEGQDFFPLVVDYNEKFASAGRIPGSFFKREGRLNDYEVLISRLIDRALRPLFPEDYLCDVQVLVTLVSSDKEVMPDALACLAASAALAVSDIPIKEIISEVRVGRVDGAFVVNPSRTELAKADMDFLIAATEKNLMMVEGEAEECMEEELVKALEIAHDAIRIQIKAQEELRDKAGAGAKRDYTKPVQDEALQQKVADFAGAKVTEIARSASSKNDRSNAFDELKKALIESLGTEVEDITKKLAKKYFEDLKWELVRNVILDDRTRLDGRKLDQVRQLSMEADVLPSPHGSALFTRGETQSLTTVTLGTPLDELLVESAATSDYSKFILHYNFPPFSTGEVKMMRGPGRREVGHGNLAMRSLKKMMPGTEYPYTVRVVSDILESNGSSSMATVCAGSLALMDAGVPFPKHVGGIAMGLITRATDNKYAILSDILGDEDHLGDMDFKVTGTREGICGVQMDIKVDGLSMDIMREALAQARNGRLHILEAMYEAMPAHREEVKPHAPRMEKLFIDKEFIGAVIGPQGKIIQEIQRETGTTINIEEVGNYGEVSVFSPAKEGLDKAVSWIKGIVAVPEIGSVYEATVKGIKEFGAFVEFLPGKQGLLHISEISWKRLESMDGVLKEGDKVKVKLIGIDHKTGKFKLSRKALMAKPEGRRPENNQAAPPQEN, from the coding sequence ATGCTCACTCAACCTATCAGCGTAACATTTGATATAGGTGGTGGTCGCATGGTGACCATCGAGACGGGCAAACTGGCCCGCCAAGCCCATGGATCTGTAACGGTCCGTCAGGGCAATTGTATCATCCTGGCAACTGTTGTTGCCAATAAAGAGCCTAAAGAAGGCCAGGACTTTTTCCCGCTCGTAGTGGATTATAATGAAAAGTTCGCTTCTGCAGGCCGTATCCCCGGTTCCTTCTTCAAGAGGGAAGGCAGGCTGAACGATTATGAAGTACTGATCAGCCGCCTCATTGACCGCGCCCTGCGCCCCCTGTTCCCCGAAGATTATCTCTGCGATGTGCAGGTACTGGTAACCCTGGTGTCCAGCGACAAAGAGGTGATGCCTGATGCCCTGGCCTGTCTGGCCGCATCTGCCGCACTCGCAGTATCCGATATTCCCATTAAAGAAATTATCTCCGAGGTCCGTGTAGGCCGTGTGGATGGCGCCTTCGTGGTGAACCCCAGCCGTACCGAACTGGCCAAGGCCGATATGGATTTCCTCATCGCAGCTACTGAAAAGAACCTGATGATGGTGGAAGGCGAAGCAGAAGAATGCATGGAAGAAGAACTGGTGAAAGCACTGGAGATCGCCCATGATGCTATCCGCATCCAGATCAAAGCGCAGGAAGAACTGCGTGATAAAGCCGGAGCAGGCGCCAAACGTGATTATACCAAACCTGTACAGGACGAAGCGCTGCAACAGAAAGTGGCTGATTTCGCCGGTGCAAAGGTCACGGAGATCGCCAGGTCCGCTTCTTCCAAAAACGATCGCTCCAATGCCTTCGACGAGCTGAAAAAAGCACTGATCGAAAGCCTGGGCACAGAAGTGGAAGATATCACTAAAAAACTGGCCAAGAAATATTTCGAAGACCTGAAATGGGAACTGGTGCGTAATGTGATCCTGGACGACCGTACACGTCTTGACGGCCGTAAACTGGACCAGGTACGCCAGCTGAGCATGGAAGCCGATGTACTGCCTTCTCCCCACGGTTCCGCCCTGTTCACCCGCGGTGAAACGCAATCCCTCACCACGGTTACCCTGGGTACTCCCCTGGATGAGCTGCTGGTGGAAAGCGCAGCCACTTCAGACTACAGTAAGTTCATCCTCCATTATAATTTCCCTCCCTTCTCTACCGGTGAGGTGAAAATGATGAGAGGCCCCGGCCGTCGGGAAGTTGGTCACGGTAACCTGGCCATGCGCTCCCTGAAAAAAATGATGCCCGGCACTGAATATCCCTATACTGTACGGGTAGTGAGTGATATCCTGGAATCCAATGGTTCCTCTTCCATGGCTACCGTTTGCGCCGGTTCACTGGCACTGATGGATGCAGGCGTTCCCTTCCCCAAACACGTGGGTGGTATCGCTATGGGTCTTATCACCCGCGCAACTGATAACAAATACGCCATCCTCTCCGATATCCTCGGTGATGAAGATCACCTGGGTGATATGGACTTCAAAGTGACCGGTACCCGCGAAGGTATCTGCGGTGTACAGATGGACATTAAAGTGGACGGCCTCAGCATGGACATCATGCGCGAAGCACTGGCACAGGCCCGCAACGGCCGCCTCCATATCCTGGAAGCCATGTACGAAGCCATGCCTGCCCACCGCGAAGAGGTGAAACCGCATGCTCCGAGAATGGAGAAACTCTTCATTGACAAAGAATTCATCGGCGCCGTGATTGGACCGCAGGGTAAGATCATCCAGGAGATCCAGCGCGAAACCGGTACTACCATCAACATCGAAGAAGTAGGTAACTATGGTGAAGTAAGCGTATTCAGCCCCGCCAAAGAAGGACTGGATAAAGCCGTTTCCTGGATCAAGGGCATTGTTGCCGTTCCGGAAATTGGTTCCGTTTATGAAGCCACCGTGAAAGGCATCAAGGAATTTGGCGCCTTCGTGGAATTCCTGCCCGGCAAACAGGGACTGCTGCACATCAGCGAGATCTCCTGGAAACGCCTCGAAAGCATGGATGGCGT